In a genomic window of Macrobrachium rosenbergii isolate ZJJX-2024 chromosome 44, ASM4041242v1, whole genome shotgun sequence:
- the LOC136829414 gene encoding trypsin-1-like isoform X2, with translation MYSANYIGWIGLFITGAMCQSHVRCEDRNNRCGVLESRGLCRTMPQMRWLCSRTCQFCEDSRPLRSIINPEFDCGRPYPKRNGGVVARIVRQAPTTQQPGNNGGSQGTAGPAKVEDAICGATVIHPRYLVTAAHCVLDPTRPVRSVRLGELDFSKHNETNSRPVDYAVEVITVHPDFDPNLVQRYNDIALIKTAKDIEFNEFVYPFCLTPERPPPNTVVSASGFGKVNETSRSPILQEAELKVISSADCEASYQQVKLDGVLRQRYPNLLQGHDTVCAGFPGKGPCEGDGGGPLFRTDQNGRRFLVGVISITLGCKGPESLNLPGVYVSTSDHIGFIDSVVYGF, from the exons ATGTATAGCGCAAATTACATAGGTTGGATAGGCCTCTTCATCACTGGTGCTATGTGCCAAAGCC atgTTCGTTGTGAAGACAGAAATAACCGTTGCGGAGTCTTGGAAAGTCGGGGACTGTGTCGAACTATGCCCCAAATGAGATGGTTGTGCTCAAGAACTTGCCAATTTTGTGAGGATTCTCGACCATTGCGGTCAATAATAAATCCTGAATtcg ACTGCGGCCGTCCATACCCGAAAAGAAATGGGGGCGTCGTCGCAAGAATTGTGCGCCAGGCACCTACCACACAGCAG cCGGGAAACAATGGTGGGTCACAAG GAACGGCTGGACCAGCAAAAGTAGAAGATGCCATTTGTGGAGCCACAGTTATTCATCCACGGTATCTGGTGACAGCGGCCCACTGCGTTCTAGACCCAACACGACC AGTGAGATCAGTGAGGTTGGGAGAACTCGATTTCTCCAAGCACAATGAAACCAATTCCCGCCCAGTTGATTATGCTGTGGAGGTCATCACCGTCCACCCAGATTTCGA CCCTAATCTCGTGCAAAGATACAACGACATTGCTCTCATCAAGACTGCGAAGGATATAGAATTCAACGAGTTTGTGTATCCATTTTGCCTCACTCCGGAACGACCTCCTCCCAACACAGTCGTCTCGGCTTCCGGATTTGGCAAAGTCAATGAAA CATCCAGGTCTCCCATTCTTCAAGAAGCTGAATTAAAAGTAATCAGCTCAGCTGACTGCGAAGCCTCCTATCAGCAGGTGAAATTAGATGGTGTTCTCAGGCAACGCTATCCTAATCTCCTTCAGGGTCACGACACTGTGTGTGCTGGGTTCCCTGGCAAAGGACCTTGTGAG GGTGACGGTGGCGGGCCTCTCTTCCGCACAGACCAGAATGGCCGCAGATTTTTAGTTGGTGTGATAAGCATTACATTGGGTTGCAAAGGTCCTGAATCCTTGAACCTTCCTGGGGTTTATGTCAGCACCTCAGATCATATCGGCTTTATTGACAGCGTTGTTTACGGATTTTAG
- the LOC136829414 gene encoding venom protease-like isoform X1 has protein sequence MYSANYIGWIGLFITGAMCQSQPGCVDVRNDCSTLARNGLCQSQRAQMFEACRFTCQLCTTQPQVAGQGNGSGNVRCEDRNNRCGVLESRGLCRTMPQMRWLCSRTCQFCEDSRPLRSIINPEFDCGRPYPKRNGGVVARIVRQAPTTQQPGNNGGSQGTAGPAKVEDAICGATVIHPRYLVTAAHCVLDPTRPVRSVRLGELDFSKHNETNSRPVDYAVEVITVHPDFDPNLVQRYNDIALIKTAKDIEFNEFVYPFCLTPERPPPNTVVSASGFGKVNETSRSPILQEAELKVISSADCEASYQQVKLDGVLRQRYPNLLQGHDTVCAGFPGKGPCEGDGGGPLFRTDQNGRRFLVGVISITLGCKGPESLNLPGVYVSTSDHIGFIDSVVYGF, from the exons ATGTATAGCGCAAATTACATAGGTTGGATAGGCCTCTTCATCACTGGTGCTATGTGCCAAAGCC AGCCTGGATGCGTTGATGTGAGAAATGACTGCAGTACCCTGGCTAGAAATGGCTTATGTCAGTCGCAGAGAGCACAGATGTTTGAAGCCTGTCGTTTCACCTGTCAGTTATGCACAACCCAGCCACAGGTTGCTGGACAAGGAAATGGTTCAGGAA atgTTCGTTGTGAAGACAGAAATAACCGTTGCGGAGTCTTGGAAAGTCGGGGACTGTGTCGAACTATGCCCCAAATGAGATGGTTGTGCTCAAGAACTTGCCAATTTTGTGAGGATTCTCGACCATTGCGGTCAATAATAAATCCTGAATtcg ACTGCGGCCGTCCATACCCGAAAAGAAATGGGGGCGTCGTCGCAAGAATTGTGCGCCAGGCACCTACCACACAGCAG cCGGGAAACAATGGTGGGTCACAAG GAACGGCTGGACCAGCAAAAGTAGAAGATGCCATTTGTGGAGCCACAGTTATTCATCCACGGTATCTGGTGACAGCGGCCCACTGCGTTCTAGACCCAACACGACC AGTGAGATCAGTGAGGTTGGGAGAACTCGATTTCTCCAAGCACAATGAAACCAATTCCCGCCCAGTTGATTATGCTGTGGAGGTCATCACCGTCCACCCAGATTTCGA CCCTAATCTCGTGCAAAGATACAACGACATTGCTCTCATCAAGACTGCGAAGGATATAGAATTCAACGAGTTTGTGTATCCATTTTGCCTCACTCCGGAACGACCTCCTCCCAACACAGTCGTCTCGGCTTCCGGATTTGGCAAAGTCAATGAAA CATCCAGGTCTCCCATTCTTCAAGAAGCTGAATTAAAAGTAATCAGCTCAGCTGACTGCGAAGCCTCCTATCAGCAGGTGAAATTAGATGGTGTTCTCAGGCAACGCTATCCTAATCTCCTTCAGGGTCACGACACTGTGTGTGCTGGGTTCCCTGGCAAAGGACCTTGTGAG GGTGACGGTGGCGGGCCTCTCTTCCGCACAGACCAGAATGGCCGCAGATTTTTAGTTGGTGTGATAAGCATTACATTGGGTTGCAAAGGTCCTGAATCCTTGAACCTTCCTGGGGTTTATGTCAGCACCTCAGATCATATCGGCTTTATTGACAGCGTTGTTTACGGATTTTAG